One genomic segment of Capricornis sumatraensis isolate serow.1 chromosome 6, serow.2, whole genome shotgun sequence includes these proteins:
- the LOC138081259 gene encoding olfactory receptor 13C7-like has product MGKTNQSSVTEFVLLGLSGYPELEAVYFVLVLFMYMVILLGNGVIIIVSVCDSHLHTPMYFFLSNLSFLDICYTSSSIPLFLSSFLTSKKTISFSECGVQMFLSFAMGATECALISMMAFDRYVAICNPLRYPIIMSKNLYVPMAAGSWIAGGVNSMLQTSLAMRLPFCGDNVINHFTCEILAVLKLACADISVNVISMVVANMIFLVVPVLFIFISYVFILSTILRIPSSEGRRKAFSTCSAHLTVVIIFYGTILFMYAKPKAKDSSGIDKVQVTDKIISLFYGVVTPMLNPLIYSLRNKDVKAAVKNILCQKCFSGGK; this is encoded by the coding sequence ATGGGAAAGACCAATCAGTCTTCTGTTACAGAATTTGTCCTGCTGGGGCTTTCTGGCTACCCAGAGCTTGAAGCCGTTTATTTTGTGCTGGTGTTATTTATGTACATGGTGATCCTGCTGGGAAATGGTGTCATCATCATTGTAAGTGTCTGTGACTCTCACCTGCATAcccccatgtactttttcctcagTAACTTATCATTCTTGGATATTTGCTACACCAGTTCTTCTATCCCCTTATTTCTCAGCAGCTTCTTAACTTCAAAGaagaccatttccttctctgaatgtGGAGTACAAATGTTTCTCTCCTTTGCTATGGGAGCCACGGAATGTGCCCTTATAAGCATGATGGCAtttgaccgctatgtggccatctgcaacCCTCTGAGATACCCCATCATTATGAGCAAGAATTTGTATGTGCCTATGGCTGCAGGGTCCTGGATTGCAGGGGGTGTCAATTCTATGTTGCAGACCTCTCTTGCAATGCGGCTTCCTTTTTGTGGGGATAATGTCATTAATCATTTTACTTGTGAAATCTTGGCTGTCTTAAAATTGGCCTGTGCTGATATCTCCGTAAATGTTATCAGCATGGTTGTTGCTAATATGATTTTTCTTGTGGTCCcagtactttttattttcatttcctatgTTTTCATTCTCTCTACCATCCTGAGGATTCCTTCTTCAGAAGGAAGGCGcaaagccttctccacctgctctgCCCACTTAACAGTGGTGATTATATTCTATGGAACCATCCTCTTCATGTATGCAAAGCCCAAGGCTAAAGATTCCTCTGGTATAGACAAAGTCCAAGTCACAGACAAAATCATCTCTCTCTTCTATGGAGTTGTGACGCCAATGCTCAATCCCCTCATCTACAGTTTGAGGAACAAAGACGTGAAGGCAGCTGTGAAGAATATACTCTGTCAGAAATGCTTCTCAGGGGGAAAGTGa